A region of Salvelinus namaycush isolate Seneca chromosome 9, SaNama_1.0, whole genome shotgun sequence DNA encodes the following proteins:
- the LOC120054105 gene encoding solute carrier family 45 member 3-like: MPGWRSQCRLVLLNSLTCGLEICVAAGITYVPPLLLEAGVEEQYMTMVLGIGPVLGLIFIPVIGSASDHCNSSYGRRRPFIWLLSLGVLLALLIIPHADLLAAYFTWGGRTLEVAFLILGVGLLDFCGQVCFTPLEALLSDLYRDEEDCNQAFAMFSFMVSLGGCVGYLLPALDWSRGLLSVYLGGQAECLFFMLILIFVTSVLITMKVSEEPPCAGVPALEPAPLLEAGHCSIPRSCCYLLKCKLRLLKSGPLLCLLRTFWSMTPAIYHSYCHVPQVMRQLCVAQLCSWMAVMSFMLFYTDFVGEGLYEGVPSAAPGTASRQRYDDGIRMGSLGLFLQCATSTVFSLLMSRLVRHFGSRRVYLSSMVSFTISALVICMSKSVVLVTVMSALTGFAYATLQTLPYTLTCHYHKEMEVYMPKKKTKNLLKYGIVIKQDSITHLTAVSEEAGLAHKLGGTNGHAFFSQDGSDYYPPPHGQNGSSHKATVPEQDEPEGYEKRGVGLDFAILDSTFLLSQVFPTLFMGMIVQFTKSVTAYMASSAIFGIIAIYLANHIIFDQKDLKS, translated from the exons ATGCCTGGATGGAGGTCTCAGTGCCGTCTCGTCCTGCTGAACTCCCTGACCTGCGGCCTGGAGATCTGCGTGGCAGCTGGGATCACATACGTGCCTCCCCTGCTTCTGGAGGCTGGCGTAGAGGAGCAATACATGACCATGGTGCTAG gtATCGGCCCAGTGTTAGGTCTCATCTTCATCCCTGTGATTGGCTCAGCCAGTGACCACTGCAACAGCAGCTATGGCCGCCGTCGGCCCTTCATCTGGCTGCTGTCCCTGGGTGTCCTCCTAGCCCTCCTCATCATCCCCCATGCCGACCTGCTGGCTGCCTACTTCACCTGGGGCGGACGCACCCTAGAAGTGGCCTTCCTCATCCTCGGGGTGGGCCTGCTCGACTTCTGTGGCCAGGTGTGCTTCACGCCGCTAGAGGCGCTCCTCTCGGACCTGTACCGCGACGAGGAGGACTGCAACCAGGCCTTCGCCATGTTCTCCTTTATGGTCAGCCTCGGAGGCTGTGTGGGCTACCTGCTGCCTGCGCTAGACTGGAGCCGGGGCCTGCTGTCCGTCTACCTGGGCGGCCAGGCAGAGTGCCTCTTCTTCATGCTCATCCTCATCTTCGTGACCAGCGTGCTGATCACCATGAAGGTGTCGGAGGAGCCGCCGTGTGCTGGTGTGCCGGCCCTGGAGCCAGCTCCTCTCCTGGAGGCGGGCCACTGCAGCATTCCACGCTCCTGCTGCTACCTGCTCAAATGCAAATTGCGGCTGCTCAAGTCGGGCCCGCTGCTGTGCCTGCTGAGGACGTTCTGGTCCATGACGCCAGCCATCTACCACAGCTACTGCCACGTGCCCCAGGTAATGAGGCAGCTGTGCGTGGCACAGCTCTGCAGCTGGATGGCCGTCATGTCCTTTATGCTCTTCTACACAGACTTTGTGGGGGAGGGGCTGTACGAGGGCGTGCCCAGTGCCGCTCCCGGGACCGCCTCCAGGCAGCGCTACGACGACG GCATCCGTATGGGCAGCCTGGGCCTGTTCCTGCAGTGTGCTACCTCTACTGTCTTCTCCCTGCTCATGAGCCGACTGGTCCGCCATTTTGGCTCGCGCCGGGTCTACCTGAGCAGCATGGTGAGCTTCACCATCTCTGCCCTGGTCATCTGTATGTCCAAGAGTGTGGTCCTGGTCACCGTGATGTCGGCTCTGACCGGCTTTGCCTATGCCACGCTGCAGACGCTGCCGTACACCCTCACCTGCCACTACCACAAGGAAATGGAG GTTTACATgccaaaaaagaaaacaaaaaacttGCTTAAGTACGGGATTGTGATCAAGCAGGACTCGATCACGCATTTGACAGCCGTGTCCGAGGAGGCGGGGCTGGCCCACAAACTGGGGGGCACCAACGGGCATGCCTTCTTCAGCCAAGACGGCTCAGACTACTACCCCCCTCCCCACGGCCAGAATGGGTCGTCCCACAAAGCCACGGTCCCCGAGCAGGATGAGCCAGAGGGCTACGAGAAGCGTGGCGTAGGGTTGGACTTTGCCATCCTGGACAgcaccttcctcctctctcaggTCTTTCCCACTCTCTTCATGGGCATGATCGTTCAGTTCACAAAGTCCGTCACTGCCTATATGGCCTCCTCCGCCATCTTCGGCATCATCGCCATCTATCTGGCCAACCACATCATCTTTGACCAAAAGGACCTCAAGAGCTGA